The following are encoded together in the Anopheles nili chromosome 3, idAnoNiliSN_F5_01, whole genome shotgun sequence genome:
- the LOC128724214 gene encoding uncharacterized protein LOC128724214: MVGMNPEDQRRHLLFWGESMDPRIEPAIYAVTVMTFGATSSPGSAHFVKNTNAERFAEQFPRAVECIKHVNYVDDMLASVQIKEEAIRLVEEVRFIHQQGGFETRNWLSSSRQVLESLKEKSREDSRMLTDLSTEKVLGMWWDTTVDDFTYRLNTELDEALLSAERWPTKREILRTLR; this comes from the coding sequence ATGGTTGGCATGAATCCTGAGGATCAACGAAGACATCTACTCTTCTGGGGAGAGTCAATGGATCCTAGGATTGAACCAGCCATATACGCCGTGACTGTAATGACCTTCGGAGCGACGAGCTCGCCGGGCAGTGCGCATTTCGTTAAGAATACGAACGCCGAGAGGTTTGCCGAACAGTTTCCGCGGGCAGTCGAGTGCATCAAGCACGTGAACTACGTAGATGATATGCTTGCCAGCGTTCAAATCAAGGAAGAGGCCATACGGTTGGTTGAAGAAGTGCGTTTTATCCATCAACAGGGAGGTTTTGAGACAAGGAACTGGCTGTCGAGCTCGAGGCAAGTGCTGGAAAGCCTAAAAGAAAAGAGTCGCGAAGACAGTCGGATGCTCACCGATCTCAGCACAGAGAAAGTTCTAGGCATGTGGTGGGACACAACCGTCGACGATTTTACGTACCGCTTGAACACTGAACTTGATGAGGCACTGCTGTCTGCCGAGAGGTGGCCAACCAAACGCGAGATATTGCGCACCTTACGATAA
- the LOC128724215 gene encoding cytosol aminopeptidase-like — translation MSFGILRQILRPHVKSLQGQAYRCLQHDGRITEQCSNPASRGLVLGVYADENDRLDIGVLTPTAAKYNESYTSGRLLELLRLAGPMPKRGEVRILYNLEPTYSAVAVCGLGSECLGYDDVEKMDISKEAIRIAASRGCQELQNLETSRISVEDFGHAESAAEGAHMGLWVNQELRSVEHRAFVPQLQLYYEPELPCDSNGWRIGLAKAEAQNLARQLQETPSNLMTPTTFAQNVVQILCNSGVNVEVKVRGWAENEEMTSFLTVAKGSCEPPIFLELSYYGTDTKERPIVLIGQGNTFDSGGLCLKPLEALTDMRGDMTGAACVVAASRAIAALKLPVNIRALIPLCESMLGSNAMKPGDVITVKNGKSIEIVKTSNEAPLALIDALLYAEHFGPKFIVDVSTISKATMESFGRVCCAVFTNSEELWERMQNASIHTGDRVWRLPLWDYFTQQICSAEHVDVQNMGQGEGANSCKAAALLREFLPCGKWMHIDALNVMKTKGTEYPYLRRGMTGRPTRTLIEFIAQSVVQCGDCGSSGIKKESQQMHQ, via the exons ATGTCATTCGGAATTTTAAGACAAATTTTAAGGCCACATGTGAAATCGCTTCAGGGCCAGGCATATCGATGCCTTCAACATGATGGCAGAATTACTGAACAATGTTCGAATCCGGCATCTCGTGGCTTAGTACTCGGTGTGTACGCCGATGAAAATGATCGGCTGGACATCGGAGTCCTCACTCCAACGGCGGCTAAGTACAATGAG TCTTACACTAGCGGTCGCCTACTCGAACTGCTTCGATTGGCGGGTCCCATGCCAAAGCGTGGTGAGGTTAGAATTTTATACAACCTGGAACCTACGTATTCTGCGGTCGCTGTCTGTGGACTTGGAAGCGAGTGCCTTGGTTACGATGACGTCGAAAAAATGGATATTTCTAAGGAAGCTATTCGTATAGCGGCTTCCAGAGGGTGCCAGGAGCTACAAAATCTGGAAACTAGCCGTATCTCTGTAGAGGACTTTGGCCATGCTGAATCGGCAGCCGAAGGTGCTCATATGGGGCTGTGGGTAAATCAGGAGCTGCGCAGCGTGGAGCATCGGGCATTTGTTCCACAACTTCAGCTGTACTATGAACCAGAGCTCCCATGCGACTCGAATGGATGGCGAATTGGACTGGCGAAGGCTGAGGCACAAAATCTCGCCCGTCAGTTACAAGAAACTCCATCGAACCTCATGACACCGACAACGTTTGCCCAGAACGTCGTCCAGATCCTTTGCAACTCTGGTGTGAACGTGGAGGTCAAAGTACGTGGATGGGCCGAAAATGAGGAGATGACGTCATTTCTAACGGTAGCCAAGGGATCCTGTGAACCTCCGATATTTCTGGAGCTAAGCTATTACGGAACCGACACTAAGGAGCGTCCTATTGTCCTCATAGGCCAAGGCAATACCTTTGACAGTGGTGGCCTGTGTCTGAAGCCGCTCGAAGCCCTCACGGATATGCGAGGAGATATGACGGGGGCAGCCTGTGTCGTAGCTGCTAGTCGAGCCATTGCTGCCCTTAAACTCCCCGTGAACATTCGCGCTTTGATTCCGCTTTGCGAGAGCATGCTTGGTAGCAACGCCATGAAACCAGGCGACGTTATAACagtcaaaaatggaaagagtATAGAAATAGTGAAAACGAGCAACGAAGCTCCACTCGCGCTGATAGATGCGCTGCTATACGCGGAGCACTTTGGTCCGAAGTTCATCGTAGACGTTTCCACCATCTCTAAAGCCACCATGGAATCCTTTGGCAGGGTGTGTTGTGCTGTGTTCACTAACTCGGAGGAGCTTTGGGAACGCATGCAAAACGCCAGCATCCACACCGGTGATCGTGTTTGGCGCCTACCGCTCTGGGATTATTTTACACAGCAAATATGCTCAGCCGAGCACGTGGATGTACAAAACATGGGTCAGGGCGAAGGCGCCAACAGCTGTAAAGCTGCGGCTCTTCTGCGAGAGTTTCTTCCTTGTGGAAAGTGGATGCACATCGATGCGCTAAACGTGATGAAGACGAAAGGTACCGAATACCCGTACCTTCGTCGAGGCATGACAGGACGACCCACACGCACGCTAATCGAATTTATCGCGCAGAGTGTCGTCCAGTGTGGGGATTGTGGTAGCAGCGGAATCAAGAAGGAAAGTCAACAGATGCATCAATAA
- the LOC128724216 gene encoding cytosol aminopeptidase-like encodes MSFGILRQILRPHVKSLQGQAYRCLQHDGRITEQCSNPASRGLVLGVYADENDRLDIGVLTPTAAKYNESYTSGRLLELLRLAGPMPKRGEVRILYNLEPTYSAVAVCGLGSECLGYDDVEKMDISKEAIRIAASRGCQELQNLETSRISVEDFGHAESAAEGAHMGLWVNQELRSVEHRAFVPQLQLYYEPELPCDSNGWRIGLAKAEAQNLARQLQETPSNLMTPTTFAQNVVQILCNSGVNVEVKVRGWAENEEMTSFLTVAKGSCEPPIFLELSYYGTDTKERPIVLIGQGNTFDSGGLCLKPLEALTDMRGDMTGAACVVAASRAIAALKLPVNIRALIPLCESMLGSNAMKPGDVITVKNGKSIEIVKTSNEAPLALIDALLYAEHFGPKFIVDVSTISKATMESFGRVCCAVFTNSEELWERMQNASIHTGDRVWRLPLWDYFTQQICSAEHVDVQNMGQGEGANSCKAAALLREFLPCGKWMHIDALNVMKTKGTEYPYLRRGMTGRPTRTLIEFIAQSVVQCGDCGSSGIKKESQQMHQ; translated from the exons ATGTCATTCGGAATTTTAAGACAAATTTTAAGGCCACATGTGAAATCGCTTCAGGGCCAGGCATATCGATGCCTTCAACATGATGGCAGAATTACTGAACAATGTTCGAATCCGGCATCTCGTGGCTTAGTACTCGGTGTGTACGCCGATGAAAATGATCGGCTGGACATCGGAGTCCTCACTCCAACGGCGGCTAAGTACAATGAG TCTTACACTAGCGGTCGCCTACTCGAACTGCTTCGATTGGCGGGTCCCATGCCAAAGCGTGGTGAGGTTAGAATTTTATACAACCTGGAACCTACGTATTCTGCGGTCGCTGTCTGTGGACTTGGAAGCGAGTGCCTTGGTTACGATGACGTCGAAAAAATGGATATTTCTAAGGAAGCTATTCGTATAGCGGCTTCCAGAGGGTGCCAGGAGCTACAAAATCTGGAAACTAGCCGTATCTCTGTAGAGGACTTTGGCCATGCTGAATCGGCAGCCGAAGGTGCTCATATGGGGCTGTGGGTAAATCAGGAGCTGCGCAGCGTGGAGCATCGGGCATTTGTTCCACAACTTCAGCTGTACTATGAACCAGAGCTCCCATGCGACTCGAATGGATGGCGAATTGGACTGGCGAAGGCTGAGGCACAAAATCTCGCCCGTCAGTTACAAGAAACTCCATCGAACCTCATGACACCGACAACGTTTGCCCAGAACGTCGTCCAGATCCTTTGCAACTCTGGTGTGAACGTGGAGGTCAAAGTACGTGGATGGGCCGAAAATGAGGAGATGACGTCATTTCTAACGGTAGCCAAGGGATCCTGTGAACCTCCGATATTTCTGGAGCTAAGCTATTACGGAACCGACACTAAGGAGCGTCCTATTGTCCTCATAGGCCAAGGCAATACCTTTGACAGTGGTGGCCTGTGTCTGAAGCCGCTCGAAGCCCTCACGGATATGCGAGGAGATATGACGGGGGCAGCCTGTGTCGTAGCTGCTAGCCGAGCCATTGCTGCCCTTAAACTCCCCGTGAACATTCGCGCTTTGATTCCGCTTTGCGAGAGCATGCTTGGTAGCAACGCCATGAAACCAGGCGACGTTATAACagtcaaaaatggaaagagtATAGAAATAGTGAAAACGAGCAACGAAGCTCCACTCGCGCTGATAGATGCGCTGCTATACGCGGAGCACTTTGGTCCGAAGTTCATCGTAGACGTTTCCACCATCTCTAAAGCCACCATGGAATCCTTTGGCAGGGTGTGTTGTGCTGTGTTCACTAACTCGGAGGAGCTTTGGGAACGCATGCAAAACGCCAGCATCCACACCGGTGATCGTGTTTGGCGCCTACCGCTCTGGGATTATTTTACACAGCAAATATGCTCAGCCGAGCACGTGGATGTACAAAACATGGGTCAGGGCGAAGGCGCCAACAGCTGTAAAGCTGCGGCTCTTCTGCGAGAGTTTCTTCCTTGTGGAAAGTGGATGCACATCGATGCGCTAAACGTGATGAAGACGAAAGGTACCGAATACCCGTACCTTCGTCGAGGCATGACAGGACGACCCACACGCACTCTAATCGAATTTATCGCGCAGAGTGTCGTCCAGTGTGGGGATTGTGGTAGCAGCGGAATCAAGAAGGAAAGTCAACAGATGCATCAATAA